AGATAAACTGTCCGTGGAAGAAGTGGACGGAGCAATCGTTCTCCGGCCCCTGGCGCGCCACCCCCTCCTCAATTTGAGAGGAAAGTACAGAATCAAGGGGCAGGAAAGGCTGACGGAAGCCCTTCTCAGGGAGCGAAGGCTGGAAAGAGAGCGGGAAAAGCTTGAGTAAGAAAAAAATTGTCCTCGATACCTTTGCCGTCCTGGCAGTAGTCGAAGATGAGCCGGGCGCCCAAACCGTAGCAGATGTCATCCTTAACGAAGAGGTCGAACTGCACATGAGCGCCATCAGCCTGGGAGAGGCATACTACACTCTTTTACGCAGGCGCGGCAGAGAACCGGCAGAAGAAACGGTCAACAGCATCCTTGCGGATGAATCCTTTATAATTGACGAAGCCTCCTGGCAAAGAATCAAGGGGGCGGCAGCCATCAAGGCGCAGGGCGGCCTCTCTTACGCAGACGCTTTTGTCTTGGGACTTGCGCAGGAAATGCAGGCAGCGGTAGTAACGGGGGATCCGGAAATCCGGTCCGCCGCCCAGGAGCCCGGCGTGGAAATCATCTGGATCGGCTGACATCCAGGCAGATACGGCGCATGCGTCCCCCACCGCTTATTTACTTCGTTTTCCCCTGCTGCGCGGAGAATGTTCTTCCCTTCTACTCCAGCTCCCGAGAGAAATGGTGATTGCAGTGCCGGAAACGGCAGCTACCCGGCGGGTGGCGGCTGATGATGTTCGCCTTGCCGGATTGCCGTAAGGCGAAGGTGGCTGCCTGTTTGCCGTGTTATGCGGCAACCATTGAAAGTTAGCGCGAAAGCTGAATTGTGGCTACATTACTGGTATGATGTGACCATGAAAGAAGATAAATGAGGTGAAAAAATGGAAGTGGGAATCAGAGAAATTAAAAATCGCTTCAGCTGGTACCTCCAACGTGTAAAAAAGGGAGAAGTCCTGATCATCACAGAACGGAATACCCCTGTAGCCAAACTGATTCCTATGCAAACGCCGCCAGATGTCCTCAATTTGCTGGATACAGGGCTGGTTTGCTGGAAAGGAGGTAAACCCCAGGGACTAATTGAGCCTCCCTCGATTCAGGGAACCAAAACAATTGCCGAGATAGTAGCGGAGGACCGACGGTGATTTGCCTCCAGTTCTATGCCGAAGAGGTAACTTCAGGTCACAATAGCATGGAGGGCCAGCAGTGATTTGTTATCTGGATACCAGTGTATTGGTGAAGTTATATGTCCAGGAAAAGGGCTCAGAAAACGTCAGAGAATTAGTAAATTCAAGCCTCATTGCGGCAACCTGCAAGGTGGCCTATGCTGAAGCGAGAGCCGCTCTTGCTCGGGGCTTACGCATGGGAGCACTGGACGAAAAAGGCTACCGTTTAGCGGTCAATGCCCTTAAGAACGATCTTTATTGACCCGATAAATTTTTCCATCGGATCGTTGCTGGCACCTAACTCCGATTCCAAAATACGAAGGATTCTTTTTTCTCTTCTCGGCTAAGCCCCCGAATTTCTTCAATGATTTTCTCTACTGCCATTTCATCCACCGCCTTTCCCCGGGCACTCAAAAGTTCTGCCCTCACCTACCTGGCGCTATCCTACCAGGATAAAAGTAAACCGGCAAGAAAAAGCAGCTTTCTCCAGGCCTTCTACCATCTGGATTTAAATTCCAGCTCGCTTCCTGAAACATTCCGGCCCCGGGGAAGGGCGCCTACGCCTTGGGATTCATTTTCCGGCTACCAACACCGAACTCCTTCCAGGTCAAATACTGTATAAGAGCACTGGGGAAGTAAACACGATCCGAATACTTACGCCGATAGGTTTTAATTTCCTGTTTCATTCCTTTCCGAAGGGGTCGGGCAGGGCCCTGATATGTGCAGGCAAAACGATCTGCCCCTTGCTGGATACGGTTACAGTCGCCACCATCTTGTTCCACCTCAATAGTAAGACATATCTTACCTGAATTATAACATGCCCTGGCGACCTGTCAACAGCAGCTTACCGGCGGTAGAAATCGCACGGAATAGAACAACTCTAACCTGTTCTCCCCACTTCCATTTCTCCTTTTTCCTGCGCCTAACTTACCAGGCATATTCATTCTTACGACAGCCGCCGGCTGCTCGCGTTTAAAATAGCCCGCAGCTAACACCACCATCCTGTAAATGTTTTAAAGCAAGCAAGTCCGCCTGCACCACGTCCCCCACGTATGTAATTCAAAATTACAAAGAAAATATCAAAGCAGGTTTCCAGGGCTTCCACCATAAGGTCCCGTGGCTTTTCATGGAAGGGGCGGCCAAGCCTTGATTTCCGGCATCACCCCTGGTATACTCTTGGTAAGAATATCTTACAGTAAGGTGATGTTGTTCATGGGTTATGAGGTTATGCGGGTAACTGCCAAGGGCCAGTTGACCATCCCTGTGGCAATAAGAAAAAAGCTAAATATCCGTGAAGGGGACTACCTGCAGGTATATCTAGAAGAAAATGAAATTCGCTTAAAAAAGATTGAACCGGTTCGTCCCCTGAGCGCGGAAGACCCTATATGGCGGCTGGTTGGCGCAGGAGCAAGCGGGCAAGAGGATATTTCCGAAAATCATGACCGTTATCTCGCCGAAGGAGAAATCAGCCGGTGGAAAAAATAATGGTGGATACCAGCGCAATTTACGCGCTCCTGGACAGATCAGACAATCAGCACCAAAAAGCGGTGAGTATTCTTCAAGAGATCAGCAAAAAGCAGCTGGCGGTGGTAATAACCAACTTCATTGTGGCCGAGTGTCATGCCCTGCTCTCCAGCAGGTTAGGGCCGGAAATAGCCCGCAGCTGGTTAAAAGGATTATGCTGGCCGGTAGAACGGGTGACAGAAGATGATGAACAGCGTGCTCAAGAGATCATTTTTACCTATGTTGACAAAACCTTTTCTTATACCGATGCTACTACCTTCGCGGTCATGGAACGGCTGGGTATAAGTGCAGTGCTGGCTTTCGACCTCGCCCACCGGCTGCTCGGCGGCTTCCTGGAGTCGCGCAGCTGGGCATAGCTTCTCCACATCGCCACCGACGGGAAAACCTACGGCCACCACCGGTACGGGGATATGGCTCCCGTTGAACGAACGGCGGAGCGGTTGCGCACCAGGCCGGAAGAGTTTTCCCTGCTCGAAAAATTGGAGAAGGCCACCGGCCTTGCCCGCGCCGTTCCTTTCGAGGTGGACCTGTGGAAGGCGCAGAACATCTATTACAGGCTGCTGCAGGAGGTTTACCCGGAACTGCGGAGGCGTGCCGAAAAGGGGGAAGAGGACGCCCGGGCGTGGATTTCCCGCTTCAACTCGCTGGGTGAGAACCTGCAGGTGCGGAGGGCACCTGACCCCTCAGCCCGAACAACCAGACTCCATCACGGCGTACGGTTACCAGATGACTTCCACATCATAGCGGCCGATTTGAGGATCTGCCGTGAGGATCGGTAGATTTTCCAACTGGGCCTGGGCAATGAGGAGGCGGTCAAAGGGATCGCGATGAATAACCGGCAGGGTAGACACATGAAGGGCATGGGTCAATTCCACAGGCAAGCTATCGATTCCATTTACGGCCAGTTGCTCGATAATGAAGCTCCTTATATTTCCCGGAAACGTCAATTTTCCCAAAGCAGCTTTAACAGCCATCTCCCAGCCGCTGGCGGCACTTAGGAACAACTTGTTTTCACCCCTGCTAATTATTTCTTTGGCATACGGAGACAACTTGTGATCATCGGTAATCCACCATAAAAAAGTATGGGTATCAAGGAGTGCCCTCATCACTCAAACAACTCCACAACAGACTCCGGAAGTGGTGCATCAAAATCAGGGGCAAGGGTAATCTTTCCTTTTGCGCTGCCGGGAACACGCTTTACAGGCTGTTCCTTTAACGGAACAAGGCGGGCAACGGGTTTGCCCGCTTTTGCGATGATTATCTCCTCGCCTTCCCTTACGCGGGCCAAAAGCTTAGAGAAATGCGTCTTGGCTTCATGAATATTGACTTCTCTGGGCATCTTCACCAACCCCTCTATCTACCTGTCGGACCCGAGAAGAACCAGGCCGGAAAGGCTGAAAACAGTCCTCAGGCACCCTGTAGAAAGAATATCCGGCCTGCAAACAACTTAAGCACCTCCGTGCAACCTTAGTCTGAAAGACACGGCTCCGCCAAGGAGTATTGGAGATTTCTATTCGTCCTCTTCTTCACATACGTCTGACAGGAAAACTGCCACTCCACGGGCCAGCGAGTAATCCTCTCATATTATTCCTCTTCCAGATCAGGGTACTGCAGAGGCGACTGCCCGCGCCTTTCGATCACCCGGGGACACACTGGATCGCTTCCCAGGCGCTCTTCTATCTTAACCAGCTCCACTACATGCCACCACTCGTCGCCGTAGTCAAACAGGTAGGTGAACCAATCGCCAATTTCGAATTCAAAGCCCCCAATCACAGCATGCACGGCACATGTTGTGTCGGAAGACGGCCAACCTGCTTCCTCTGGAGCGAATTCCTTACCGCCGATAAAAAAAGAGTAAAGGTGCTCTTCGAAGCGGTCA
Above is a genomic segment from Bacillota bacterium containing:
- a CDS encoding AbrB/MazE/SpoVT family DNA-binding domain-containing protein, which gives rise to MLKVTVSAKGQIAIPVVLRKRYGLKKGDKLSVEEVDGAIVLRPLARHPLLNLRGKYRIKGQERLTEALLRERRLEREREKLE
- a CDS encoding type II toxin-antitoxin system VapC family toxin, yielding MSKKKIVLDTFAVLAVVEDEPGAQTVADVILNEEVELHMSAISLGEAYYTLLRRRGREPAEETVNSILADESFIIDEASWQRIKGAAAIKAQGGLSYADAFVLGLAQEMQAAVVTGDPEIRSAAQEPGVEIIWIG
- a CDS encoding type II toxin-antitoxin system prevent-host-death family antitoxin is translated as MEVGIREIKNRFSWYLQRVKKGEVLIITERNTPVAKLIPMQTPPDVLNLLDTGLVCWKGGKPQGLIEPPSIQGTKTIAEIVAEDRR
- a CDS encoding PIN domain-containing protein — protein: MICYLDTSVLVKLYVQEKGSENVRELVNSSLIAATCKVAYAEARAALARGLRMGALDEKGYRLAVNALKNDLY
- a CDS encoding AbrB/MazE/SpoVT family DNA-binding domain-containing protein; this translates as MGYEVMRVTAKGQLTIPVAIRKKLNIREGDYLQVYLEENEIRLKKIEPVRPLSAEDPIWRLVGAGASGQEDISENHDRYLAEGEISRWKK
- a CDS encoding PIN domain-containing protein, coding for MEKIMVDTSAIYALLDRSDNQHQKAVSILQEISKKQLAVVITNFIVAECHALLSSRLGPEIARSWLKGLCWPVERVTEDDEQRAQEIIFTYVDKTFSYTDATTFAVMERLGISAVLAFDLAHRLLGGFLESRSWA
- a CDS encoding type II toxin-antitoxin system VapC family toxin, with translation MRALLDTHTFLWWITDDHKLSPYAKEIISRGENKLFLSAASGWEMAVKAALGKLTFPGNIRSFIIEQLAVNGIDSLPVELTHALHVSTLPVIHRDPFDRLLIAQAQLENLPILTADPQIGRYDVEVIW
- a CDS encoding type II toxin-antitoxin system Phd/YefM family antitoxin, whose product is MPREVNIHEAKTHFSKLLARVREGEEIIIAKAGKPVARLVPLKEQPVKRVPGSAKGKITLAPDFDAPLPESVVELFE